Proteins found in one Populus alba chromosome 14, ASM523922v2, whole genome shotgun sequence genomic segment:
- the LOC118062585 gene encoding chaperonin 60 subunit beta 2, chloroplastic, whose product MASTFTAMSSVGTLAAPNGRVMDKKFVFSSNKLSSFASISASRFGRPQNVVLPRSRSLKVNAAKELHFNKDGSAIKKLQTGVNKLADLVGVTLGPKGRNVVLESKYGSPKIVNDGVTVAKEVELEDPVENIGAKLVRQAAAKTNDLAGDGTTTSVVLAQGLIAEGVKVVAAGANPVLITRGIEKTTRALVNELKLMSKEVEDSELADVAAVSAGNNYEVGNMIAEAMSKVGRKGVVTLEEGKSADNSLYVVEGMQFDRGYISPYFVTDSEKMSVEYENCKLLLVDKKITNARDLISILEDAIRAGYPVLIIAEDIEQEALATLVVNKLRGALKIAALKAPGFGERKSQYLDDIAILTGGTVIREEVGLSLDKVGKEVLGHASKVVLTKDTTTIVGDGSTQEAVNKRVAQIRNLIEAAEQDYEREKLNERIAKLSGGVAVIQVGAQTETELKEKKLRVEDALNATKAAVEEGIVVGGGCTLLRLASKVDAIKDSLENDEEKVGADIVKRALSYPLKLIAKNAGVNGSVVSEKVLSTDNPKFGYNAATGNYEDLMAAGIIDPTKVVRCCLEHASSVAKTFLMSDCVVVEIKEPEPVPAGNPMDNSGYGY is encoded by the exons atggCATCGACTTTTACGGCCATGTCCTCGGTTGGAACCTTGGCTGCTCCCAATGGCCGTGTTATGGATAAGAAGTTTGTATTTTCTTCAAACAAGTTGTCATCTTTCGCTTCCATTTCTGCAAGTCGATTTGGTAGGCCACAAAATGTAGTTCTACCAAGATCACGTTCTCTCAAGGTTAATGCTGCCAAGGAGCTGCACTTCAACAAGGACGGTTCTGCAATTAAGAAATTGCAA ACTGGTGTGAACAAGCTTGCAGATTTAGTCGGGGTTACCCTTGGACCTAAAGGCCGGAATGTTGTTCTTGAGAGCAAATACGGTTCGCCTAAAATTGTTAATGATGGTGTGACTGTTGCTAAAGAG GTTGAATTGGAGGATCCGGTTGAGAATATTGGTGCTAAGTTAGTGAGACAAGCTGCTGCCAAGACAAATGACTTGGCTGGTGATGGGACTACAACATCTGTTGTTCTTGCGCAAGGCCTTATTGCAGAAGGTGTCAAG GTTGTGGCTGCTGGTGCAAACCCTGTTTTAATCACTAGAGGCATTGAGAAGACCACAAGAGCTCTTGTAAATGAACTTAAGTTGATGTCGAAAGAG GTTGAAGACAGTGAACTTGCAGATGTGGCAGCTGTTAGTGCTGGGAACAACTATGAAGTTGGGAATATGATAGCTGAAGCTATGAGCAAAGTCGGTCGGAAGGGAGTGGTCACCCTTGAAGAGGGAAAGAGTGCTGATAACAGCCTCTATGTTGTTGAGGGAATGCAGTTTGACCGTGGTTATATCTCGCCTTACTTTGTCACTGATAGTGAAAAAATGTCAGTTGAATATGAGAACTGCAAG TTGCTTCTTGTTgacaagaaaataacaaatgCAAGAGATCTAATCTCCATTTTGGAAGATGCAATTAGAGCTGGATATCCAGTTTTGATAATTGCTGAAGACATTGAACAAGAAGCTTTAGCAACTCTTGTTGTCAATAAGCTTAGGGGTGCTTTGAAGATTGCTGCCCTCAAAGCTCCTGGTTTTGGGGAACGGAAAAGTCAGTACCTTGATGACATTGCTATTCTGACTGGAG GAACTGTTATCAGAGAAGAGGTGGGGCTTTCCTTGGACAAAGTAGGCAAAGAGGTCTTGGGACATGCTTCTAAAGTGGTTCTTACCAAGGACACAACGACCATTGTTGGTGACGGAAGCACCCAAGAAGCAGTAAATAAGAGAGTTGCTCAAATTAGAAATCTTATCGAG GCTGCTGAACAAGACTATGAAAGGGAGAAACTCAATGAAAGAATTGCCAAGCTGTCCGGCGGTGTTGCAGTGATACAG GTTGGAGCACAAACCGAGACAGAgcttaaagaaaagaaactgaGAGTTGAAGATGCTCTTAATGCAACCAAG GCAGCCGTTGAGGAAGGTATTGTGGTTGGGGGTGGATGCACCCTGCTGAGACTAGCATCAAAGGTTGATGCTATCAAGGACAGTCTTGAGAACGATGAAGAAAAG GTGGGAGCAGACATTGTAAAGAGAGCTCTGAGCTACCCCCTGAAGTTAATTGCCAAAAATGCTGGTGTTAATGGAAGTGTGGTCAGCGAGAAG gtGCTCTCAACTGACAATCCTAAATTTGGATACAATGCTGCAACTGGAAATTATGAAGATCTGATGGCTGCTGGAATCATTGATCCAACAAAG GTCGTCAGATGTTGCCTGGAGCATGCATCATCGGTAGCGAAGACTTTCTTGATGTCCGACTGTGTAGTTGTTGAGATTAAGGAGCCTGAACCAGTTCCTGCTGGCAACCCTATGGATAACTCAG GATATGGGTACTAG
- the LOC118062592 gene encoding probable serine/threonine-protein kinase PBL16 — protein MGNCCCRREPSVYNEKSESPKDQSRSGRPTKDDRKLPSNPEEVEDLRRDSAANPLIAFTFGELKLITGNFRQDHLLGGGGFGNVYKGLITEDLREGLQPLQVAVKVHDGDNSYQGHREWLAEVIFLGQLSHPNLVKLIGYCCEDEQRVLIYEYMSRGSVENTLFSRVLLPLPWSIRMKIAYGAAKGLAFLHEAEKPVIYRDFKTSNILLDQDYNAKLSDFGLAKDGPIGDKTHVSTRIMGTYGYAAPEYIMTGHLTPRSDVYSFGVVLLELLTGRKSLDKSRPAREQNLTDWAIPLLKEKKKLLSIVDPRLEGDYPIKGVHKAAMLAYHCLNRNPKARPLMRDIVDSLEPLQEPEDVQNEKPVLTVIHGVADGQLKGKEGSM, from the exons ATGGGAAATTGTTGTTGTAGAAGGGAGCCTTCTGTTTACAATGAAAAATCAG AGTCTCCGAAAGACCAAAGTCGATCAGGAAGACCAACAAAGGATGATAGAAAGCTACCTTCAAATCCAGAAGAAGTAGAGGACCTGCGTCGTGATTCAGCGGCAAATCCATTGATTGCTTTTACGTTCGGTgaacttaaattaattactgGAAATTTTAGGCAGGATCATTTGCTGGGTGGAGGAGGATTTGGGAATGTTTATAAAGGGCTCATTACAGAGGATTTGAGAGAGGGGCTTCAGCCCCTTCAAGTTGCCGTTAAGGTTCATGATGGTGATAACAGTTACCAGGGCCATAGAGAATGGCTG GCAGAAGTCATATTCCTGGGGCAGCTTTCCCATCCAAACCTGGTGAAATTGATTGGATATTGCTGTGAGGACGAACAACGGGTTCTGATATACGAGTATATGTCTCGGGGAAGCGTGGAAAACACTCTGTTCTCAA GAGTATTGCTTCCTCTTCCATGGTCAATTAGAATGAAGATTGCATATGGTGCAGCAAAAGGACTTGCCTTTCTACATGAAGCTGAGAAACCTGTCATCTATCGCGATTTTAAGACATCTAATATCCTCTTagaccag GACTACAATGCAAAGCTCTCTGACTTTGGACTTGCAAAAGATGGACCAATAGGAGACAAAACTCATGTTTCCACACGCATAATGGGGACTTACGGGTATGCAGCACCTGAATATATAATGACAG GCCATTTGACTCCAAGAAGTGATGTATACAGTTTTGGTGTTGTTCTTCTTGAACTTCTGACAGGAAGAAAATCTCTAGACAAATCGCGACCAGCCCGAGAGCAGAACCTAACGGACTGGGCTATTCCTTTGcttaaagagaagaagaaattgctCAGCATCGTGGATCCAAGATTAGAAGGAGACTATCCTATTAAAGGAGTTCACAAGGCAGCAATGCTAGCTTATCATTGCTTGAACCGAAACCCGAAAGCAAGGCCTCTAATGCGAGATATCGTTGATTCCTTGGAACCTTTACAGGAACCTGAAGATGTTCAGAACGAAAAACCTGTGCTCACTGTGATTCATGGCGTCGCGGATGGCCagttaaaaggaaaagaaggttCAATGTAA
- the LOC118062596 gene encoding YTH domain-containing protein ECT2, translating to MATLSSSADQTSDLLQKLSLDSQTKTLEMPEPTSKIQPSDRSATPVLSNFMDPTVCYLPNGYQSYYYGGYNGAGEWDDYSKYLNPEGVDMVSGVYGDNGSAMYPHGYWYGPYGPYSPAASPVPTMGNDGQLYGPQHYQYPPPYFQPLTPSSEPFTPSHVAPSQGDLSISTATDQKTLPVETAKENSNGIANGVDVKGSNGAVPYKPKYQNSYGRGGFTKGLPASGYKDLKSRFDRLQPDIPLLDTSVISNGLYKNTEISSSLSKAGNAPSSRNQNFHQNSHFMGWQHPALASGMGSTHGYMNRMYPNKFYGQYGNGFKSGMGFGSGGYNAGINGHGWLAIDSKYKPKGRGNGYFGYHNDSIDGLNELNRGPRAKGYFKNQKGFVPATVAVKGQSVPSSDTNVEEKDKTTVVPDREQYNKADFPEEYANAKFFIIKSYSEDDVHKCIKYNVWASTPNGNKKLDAAYQEAEQKSGGCPVFLLFSVNTSGQFVGLAEMTGRVDFDKSVEYWQQDKWTGYFPVKWHIVKDVPNGFLKHITLENNENKPVTNSRDTQEVKLEQGLKLIKIFKDHSSKTCILDDFVFYEDREKMIQEKKAKQQQLKKQVWDGKPCDEKKEIANGS from the exons ATGGCTACCCTTTCATCCTCTGCTGACC AAACTTCAGATTTGCTGCAGAAGTTATCCTTGGACTCACAAACAAAGACTTTGGAGATGCCTGAGCCCACCAGCAAG ATCCAGCCAAGTGACCGGTCTGCGACCCCAGTGCTATCCAACTTCATGGATCCAACTGTGTGCTATCTTCCTAATGGTTATCAATCCTATTACTATGGAG GATATAATGGGGCTGGGGAGTGGGACGACTATTCAAAGTATCTGAACCCAGAAGGAGTAGATATGGTTTCT gGGGTTTATGGGGATAACGGATCTGCTATGTATCCTCATGGTTATTGGTATGGACCCTATGGCCCATATTCACCAGCAGCTTCTCCGGTTCCCACTATGGGAAATGATGGTCAGTTATATGGGCCTCAGCACTACCAATATCCTCCTCCCTACTTCCAGCCATTGACTCCAAGCAGTGAGCCCTTCACACCCAGCCATGTAGCCCCTTCCCAAGGCGATCTTTCTATCTCAACAGCTACTGACCAGAAGACTCTGCCTGTGGAGACAGCTAAAGAAAATTCTAATGGCATTGCAAATGGTGTGGATGTTAAGGGAAGCAACGGTGCAGTTCCCTACAAGCCCAAGTATCAAAATTCATATGGAAGGGGTGGTTTTACAAAGGGACTTCCTGCTTCTGGTTACAAGGATCTGAAATCTCGTTTTGATAGGTTACAACCTGATATCCCATTGCTGGATACCTCTGTGATTTCCAATGGGCTGTACAAAAACACTGAGATTTCTTCTTCACTTTCAAAGGCTGGCAATGCTCCATCTTCAAGGAACCAGAATTTCCATCAAAATTCTCATTTCATG GGATGGCAGCACCCTGCTCTGGCATCAGGCATGGGTTCAACTCATGGATATATGAATAGGATGTATCCAAACAAATTCTATGGTCAATATGGAAACGGTTTCAAATCTGGTATGGGCTTTGGATCTGGTGGTTATAATGCAGGAATAAATGGACATGGGTGGTTAGCTATCGACAGCAAATACAAACCCAAGGGGCGAGGCAATGGTTATTTTGGTTATCACAATGACAGCATTGATGGTTTGAATGAGCTGAACAGAGGACCTAGGGCCAAGGGatatttcaaaaaccaaaaggGTTTTGTTCCTGCCACAGTTGCAGTCAAGGGGCAGAGTGTGCCATCAAGTGATACTAATGTTGAGGAGAAGGATAAGACAACTGTGGTTCCAGACCGAGAACAATATAACAAAGCAGATTTCCCTGAGGAATATGCTAATGCTAAATTTTTCATCATCAAATCTTACAGCGAGGATGATGTGCATAAGTGCATTAAATACAATGTCTGGGCTAGCACACCTAATGGTAACAAGAAGCTTGATGCGGCATACCAAGAGGCTGAGCAGAAATCTGGTGGCTGCCCTGTGTTTCTATTGTTCTCG GTTAATACCAGTGGGCAATTTGTAGGACTGGCAGAGATGACGGGGCGAGTTGATTTTGACAAGAGTGTCGAGTATTGGCAGCAGGACAAGTGGACAGGCTATTTCCCTGTGAAGTGGCACATTGTGAAGGATGTCCCCAACGGTTTCTTGAAGCATATTACCCTCGAGAACAATGAGAACAAACCAGTCACCAACAGCAGAGACACTCAAGAG GTCAAGTTAGAGCAGGGgcttaaattgataaaaatattcaaggATCATAGCAGCAAAACATGCATCTTagatgattttgtgttttatgaGGACCGGGAGAAGATGATCCAGGAGAAAAAGGCTAAGCAACAGCAGCTCAAGAAACAG GTGTGGGATGGAAAGCCATGTGATGAAAAGAAAGAGATAGCAAATGGTTCATAG